A single genomic interval of Helianthus annuus cultivar XRQ/B chromosome 13, HanXRQr2.0-SUNRISE, whole genome shotgun sequence harbors:
- the LOC110901235 gene encoding probable polygalacturonase At3g15720 — protein sequence MICSHYVYILELKIEVALQITLIASRNGFLDASAATFDVTSYGAIGDGNTYDTEAFVKAWGDLCGDDSEDPTLVVPSDKTFLIQCVSFVGPCKASSVHFQLLGDITAPKSRDGWKGCDTNYLMFFQSVQGLIMDGPGQIDGQGSIWWPRSIVKPMGVKCDDCPMLLRFEKCNGLQLEGSRYTNSPQSHVRIEGCEGVDVGNLHISAPEHTPNTDGIDISWSSHINIHDSVIESGDDCLAINSGIFDINVTGITCGPGHGISIGSLGKNGVESTVEQVQVRNCNLTGTSNGVRIKTVPNGKGYARSILFEDINFVNVKNPIIIDQHYSDAVSLPNTAVKVSDVTYRNIHGSSASKIAINFDCDEEVKCTGIVTNEVGITGDDVYAECKNVDGEFTDTTPQITCN from the exons ATGATATGTTCACATTATGTATATATACTAGAACTGAAGATAGAAGTGGCATTACAGATAACTTTGATTGCTTCAAGAAATG GGTTTCTTGATG CAAGTGCAGCCACTTTTGATGTAACATCATATGGTGCAATAGGAGATGGAAATACATATGACACTGAG GCTTTTGTTAAGGCATGGGGGGATTTGTGTGGAGATGACTCAGAAGATCCAACACTGGTCGTACCATCTGACAAGACATTTCTAATACAATGTGTGTCATTCGTCGGTCCCTGTAAAGCTTCTAGCGTTCACTTTCAG CTTTTGGGCGACATTACTGCACCAAAGAGTCGAGATGGATGGAAAGGTTGCGATACCAATTATCTTATGTTTTTCCAATCTGTTCAGGGACTCATCATGGATGGACCTGGCCAAATAGATGGCCAGGGCTCCATCTGGTGGCCACGTAGCATTGTTAAG CCCATGGGTGTAAAATGCGATGATTGCCCAATG TTGTTACGTTTTGAAAAATGTAACGGGCTACAACTGGAAGGTTCAAGATATACAAATAGTCCACAGAGCCATGTCAGGATCGAGGGTTGTGAAGGTGTAGATGTCGGAAATCTTCATATTTCAGCACCTGAACACACCCCAAATACTGATGGAATCGATATCAGTTGGTCGTCACATATTAACATCCATGACTCTGTCATTGAAAGCG GCGACGATTGTTTGGCTATTAATAGTGGCATATTCGACATCAATGTAACCGGTATCACATGTGGACCTGGTCATGGTATAAG CATTGGAAGCCTTGGGAAGAATGGAGTTGAATCTACTGTGGAACAAGTACAAGTTCGAAACTGTAACCTCACTGGAACGTCAAACGGAGTTCGAATCAAAACTGTACCG AATGGAAAGGGGTACGCTAGATCAATTTTATTTGAGGACATTAATTTCGTTAATGTTAAAAATCCAATTATTATTGATCAGCATTACTCCGATGCAGTAAGTCTT CCAAACACAGCAGTAAAAGTGAGCGATGTAACGTATAGAAATATACATGGGTCTTCAGCATCAAAGATAGCAATTAACTTCGATTGTGATGAGGAGGTTAAATGTACTGGAATCGTAACGAATGAAGTTGGAATCACCGGAGATGATGTATATGCTGAATGCAAAAATGTTGATGGAGAGTTTACTGATACTACCCCTCAGATAACCTGCAATTAG